From a single Pyxicephalus adspersus chromosome 11, UCB_Pads_2.0, whole genome shotgun sequence genomic region:
- the TIMM8B gene encoding mitochondrial import inner membrane translocase subunit Tim8 B yields MADFDSEVDLSGLSASASDKAELQRMLAVEQQKAQFTAQVHNFMDVCWDKCMDRPGNKLDSRTESCLVNCVDRFIDTTLTITNRFTQIVQKGTH; encoded by the exons ATGGCGGACTTCGATTCTGAGGTTGACCTCTCCGGTCTGAGCGCCAGTGCCTCGGATAAGGCAGAGCTGCAGCGAATGCTGGCGGTGGAGCAGCAGAAGGCGCAGTTTACAGCTCAG GTGCACAATTTTATGGATGTCTGCTGGGATAAATGTATGGACAGACCTGGCAACAAGCTGGACTCCAGAACAGAGAGCTGCTTAGTGAATTGCGTGGACCGATTTATTGACACCACCCTGACCATCACCAACCGCTTCACTCAGATTGTTCAGAAAGGAACACACTGA